CCGTTGTCAGGATCATACCGATGGTGAGTATAAATGGCAGAAATTGCTTCCAGCCCAGGCTTAACATATTCTTATACAGTTTGGGCAGGGTAAGGTTATAACCGGTGATCAGCAAAATAGCAGAAAGGGATGCATAGGGGATCCGGTTCAGGACAAATGGCGCCCCTACAATAGCCAGCAACAACAGCACCCCATGAGTAATGGCAGCCATTTTAGTACGCGCGCCCGCATCTACGTTAGCAGCTCCGCGCACCACTACTGCCGTTAAAGGAATAGCTCCCAGCAGGCCGCAAGCTATATTGCCAATGCCTTGTGCTATTAACTCCCTGTTTACCGGGGTGATGCGATTATGCTTGTCCAGCTTATCTATTGCCTCAATACACAACAGGGTTTCCAGGGTAGCCAGCAACCCGATAACAATACCATCTTTCCAGATTTGTTGATTGGAAAAAAGCCGGCCGAATGCAGGAAAGGAAATATTTGAAAAAAGGTGAGCCGGAATAGTAACCAGCCGGGTGGTTGTAAAAAACGAGCCCAGGATGCCCAAACCCACTACGAGTAATGGTGCAGGTATGAAGTTTAATTTGTGGGCAAATGGTTGACGCAGCAGGATCAGTAACAACAGGGAGAACAGGGTAATAACCAGCGAAGAAGTACTGCCCAACACCAGTGGAACCTGTTTTATGATCAGCATAATTCCAATGGCTGCTAACATGCCTTTGATCACCGCCGATGGAAAATAATTGGCTATGCCTCCCCACTTCAGCAAACCCAGCAGTACCTGGAAAGCGCCCGCAATAATAACAGCCAGCAAAAACACCTGGTAGTTCCCCAGCGAAAGAATGGCCGAGGCTACTACTGTTGTTAACCCCGCTGCCGGACCGGAGACAGCCAATGGAGAAGCACTGAGCGGCGCCACAAGGATGCCGCCGATAATTCCCGACATAAGACCTGCATACAGCGGCGCACCCGAGGCCAGCGCAATTCCCAGGCACAGCGGTAACGCTATTAAAAAAACAGACAGGCCTGCGGAAAGATCGTACCGCAGCCACATGATGCGGTAATATTTAAATGCCCGTTTCGTTTGATCGTTTTTTATCTATAGAAATTAACACCTTCATGCCATCTCCGGGATGGCTGGCCCAATCCTGCAACAATTTACTATTGATGGATTCATAGATCTCTACTTTACCTGAATCAACAGGCAGGGCCATTATAGGGATCAAAACAAGGTACCGGGGCTCCATATAGTCCAGGCGTTTGTCGGCAGTAAAACCTTTCACCTGAACATACCTGAACCCCCTTTTCTTTAAGGTTTCCAACGCTGCCATGGTTAATGGGGCCGTAGATCCAAAATTTTCCCTTGTTTCATTTTTCATTTATAAGTTGGCTTAATGGTATTTAAATAGATCACAACTTTATCCAGAACTTTAATAAGTTGTCGAAATGTGTTTCTGCCAATTGATAACCTGGTGGTATTTCATCGCCCCAGCTGCAATACGTGGCAATCCTGGTACCTACCGGCATTTTCTCCAATTGATTATAGAGGTAAATACAATAGTAGTTGTACAATTCATTCGAATACACGATCTCATTATCTATCTTTTCGGCGCCATTCAGGTTTTCAAAAAAAGAATTGTAGAAATAAAAATGATCGAACTCGGTCAGGTTAAGCTGGGTAAAGTTCCCGTGTATAAAGCTTACATTTTGAATGCCCAGTTTTTCCCGGGCATCCTCTGCCACTTCTACCAGCTTCTTTCGTTGTTCAACACCAAAAAAGGGTACGGATTGATTGTAATATGCGCCAGCCAGACAAAATGTACCTACCCCACTACCGATATCCAATACTTTTACTCTATCATTCGGCGTGAGGTAAGGTATTACCTTTTGTATGATGTATAACGGCGACCAGTGCATGCGGGCCAATGATCTTATTGCTTCCGGGTACAATTGATATAAACGGACATCGGTGCTAAACCAATCCTTTAAACGAAGCGGTGTTTTAACCTTGGGCTTCATAAAATCTTATGCAATTTTGTTCACTACTTCTTTTTCTTCCTGCCAGTTTTCATTATAGCGTACAAAAAACGACAACCAGATTGCCCTGGACAATCGCATTAAATATGGCTGCAGTACAACCAGGAGCGTTATATTTAATCCCAGCCACCAGAAAAACCGGTTATCATGCACCGACAACCCAACCAATACCCACCAGGCAACAAACGTAGTTACAGACAATGCCACGGTTAAGGCATAGCTAACATACCCTGTACCATAATAAAACCCCACTTCAATTTCCATACGCTGACCACAAGCCGGGCAGTGCTCATACATTTTCATAAAATGTGTCAACCTGTATACCTGCTTCTCCTGAAACATGTCTCCTGTTCTGCATCTGGCGCATTTTTGATGTAAAAGGCTCCATACATAACCTGGCTTTCGAACTTTATTCTCCATTTACAATATTTTTATCCAGAATTTTAATAGGGTTTGAACCTGCGCGTCTACTTCCTGGTAACCCGGCGGTATTTTATTATCCAGGCAATGAAAGGTGGCAACCCTTGTTCCAATAGGCATTGCGTTCAACTTTTTATACAATTGCTTATGATAATAATTGAACAGATAAGTTGAATAGGTGACGTTGTCATCTATCAGGTCCTTATCCATCAGATTCTCGTAAAACGAATTGAAGAAATAAAAATGGTCGTATTGCAGGAAGTCGAGGTCGGTAATATTGCCATGTATAAAATGAACATTTTGTAACCCAAGCACATCCCTGGCATGCTCGGCATGCGTCACCAGATCTTTACGTTGCTCGATCCCGTAAAACGAAGCATGCCGTTTATAATAGGCGCCGGCCAGGCAAAACTTGCCTACTCCACTGCCGATATCCAGGATGTTTACACCGGGATGTGTTACCAGGAATTGGGAAACCAGCTGCGTAATTTGTAATGGGGTCCAATGTCTTTTGGCCAATAACTGAATTGATTCAGGATATAATTTATCTAACTGGGCATCGGTTCTAAACCATTTATCTATGACATTGGAGTAAGTGGATGTTGCCTGGTACATGCTGCAAAATTACCTCGTTTAATAACCGGCAGCGGTAAACCTTATCACTGAAAAAAGTGACATTTGTCAATTTTCCAGCTATCCTTATTTGTAGTTGGCAATCTTTATAAGCTGGTTAACGTCTAAAACAATGATCTTCCGGCCCTTTGTTTGAACTATACCGGCCTCTTTAAATTCTGTAAGAATACGCACGGCACTTTCGCGAACAGTGCCTACAATATTTGCCAGGTCGTTCCGGCTGATATTTATTTCTACCGGCATGCCTGGTTGAAAGTTTACCTTGTATTTTTCCCTAAGTACTATTAACTGCAAAGCCAGTCGTTCCCTTACCGATTTCTGGGCAAAAGCGGAGATGCTATTGGCCAGTACAGCAAATTCATGGCTTAAGGTCTTCAGCAGGCGCTTGCTTAGTACGGCAGATTGTTGTAAGGTGTTCAAAAAATCTTCCCGGGGAATAAATGCAATCCTGCTTTTTTCCAGGGCTGCCGCAGAATCGGGATACCTGTCTTCAGAAAGGATGGCGTGGTAACCAAGGATCTCGCCCTGGTTGGCTACATAAATAATCTGCTCCCTGCCGTCTTTATCTACCTTATATTTCTTTACTTTCCCTTCTATAATATAAAAAATACCGGCCGGATAAGCAGCCTCCCTGAAGATGATCTCGCCTTTTGAATAGAGTTGTTCGGTTTTATTGGCGGTGAGTAAGGCAAAATCTTCGGCAGGCAAATCCATTAAAACAGATTCGCTTTTAAAATCCCATTTATCTATTGGAAAAATGCCGTGGATACTCATGTATGCCTGCAATTTACCTATTTATCATCACCGATAACCAACATTCCCCTTTCTGATCTCAAATTCATCGCAGCAGTATGTTTCCTGCACATATCCGGCAGGAGCGCCTAATTTCAAATATTCAGCCTTGGTAGTCACTTTGCTGTATGCCTCCTTCTGGTTCCTGAAGCACAGCATCGAACCAAAAGTACTTTGTCCATACACACTGTAGTCGCTATACAAACAACCATAACAATTCTTAAAATGGTAGTTGTTTTTGATCTGTTTATAGATCCCATCAAAGGCGCCTTCAAAATCGCTACTGATTCCGGAATAATTGGCGCCGGTTATTGTCAGCGAAAGTGTCACACTCTCATGATCTATCCCTCTGCCTGGTTCAGACCGGGGACTGCCCAATAAAGTGGTAATGGTTAGGTCCGAAGAAAACTCCTTATTGTTCAGCTTGTCAATGACAACCTGGGGCATCACCACTTCAATGGAACAATTACAAAGCGTTTCTACAAAACGGTATGTTTGATATATGGGTGTTTTAAGAAAGGTGAACCGGGACAATTGTTCAGCTGTATATTTCGATTTATCGTCAACGGACAGGTCATCAAATTCAGAACCGGTAAACACCACGCCATCGATCTCTGTTGTTAATGTGCGGAAATCATTAATAACTTCAATTGCATGGGTGCCCCAACTGTCTTTGTAAAATCCATTATACGTAATTGCCATATGTCTAAAGTATAAATTTTTATGGAAACCCTCGCTATGCGCAAAATGCATGATAATACTCAGCACAAAGAAAAACAGGTAGTGAGCCAGATCAAAAAGCCCTAGATCTTCTCCCCTATTGTCAACGACATGGAGAAATACTTATCCACTTTACCCTGAAACTGGTCGTTTATCAATGCCTCCATGTCTTTATAAAATGCCTGTTGAACGGCCTGCGGTGCGGCCAGGTGATTGGAGTAGGTATTCAGTAATTTCACAAACTGGGTAGCTGTGTACGTTATCACTACCGGAAACGATTCAAAATATTTCAGTCTGAACAGGTTTTCGTCCAGCTCAGTTGGTTGCAGGTCTTTATGTTTAGCAAATTCCGGCTTTTTATCCTTGTCGGTAAAATCGTATTTGTCGTAAATAGCCTGGGAAGCATTAAAAAACACATTGCCTTGTTCGTCGGAGGTATGGTGGGTGTGAATAATAGCCAACTGTCCGCCTGTCTTTAACAAGCTATGGATCTTTACAAACCGTACGGCCGGATCGAGCCAATGAAATGCAGTGGCTGCAAAAACCAGGTCGAATGAGCTTTCCGGCAGTATAACCTCTTCAAATGCACCGGTTATTATTTGTACGTTTTTAAACTCCTGCAACTCATAACGCGCTACATCTGCCAGGCCTGCCCCCAGTTCAACGGCCGTGATCTTAAATCCGTTCACTGCCAAAGGCCTTGTAGCCTGGCCGGTACCCGGACCAATTTCCAATAAGGTGGAACCGGGTTGTAAGCCGGCCTCTTCTATTAGTGTTAAAAATAATCTATCAGGATACCGGGGCCTTATTTCATTATACAGCAAGGCTACTTCATCAAAGGTGCGCTTAAGGAGATTATTGTCGGTCATGATCTTCTAAAAATAACCCTTTTCTCACATCCCCTGCACAAATCCGGTCAAACTTTCATCCTGGCCCAGGTTCAATTTCTTTTTCAGGCGATAGCGGCTTACCCGCAAACTGTCCTGCGAAATACCTAACAGGGTGGCCATGTCTTTACTCGCCATGTTGAGTTTAATGAGCGAGAGCATGCGCAGATCGTTACTGGTGAGTTCTTCGCAATGTTTTTTCAGGTTGTCGAAAAACGGCTGGTGAAGCTGTTCAAAGGTTTCGCGGAATTCGTTCCAGTACTGGTCGTGGTTAAAGCTCTGGTTAATGTGCCGGATCAATTGCTGCAGCTGTTTCTTTTGGTCGCGTTTGTCGTCTTTTATTGGCGCGGGCCAGCGCTTCATTACTTTTACTGATCGCGTCGCGGTAGCGGCCGGTTCTGCGATAGATATCTCCCAGGTTATTAATCACCTCAATACCCGCCACCTGGTCGTTCGCCTGGTCATACAATTGCAGCGACTGGTTGAAATAATTCCAGGCGGAATCATATTTTTCCAGGTCTTCGTAAATACTGCCAATCTTCCTGGTTTCCCAGTTTATAATAGATAGATAATGCTTCGTCGTATTGTTTGCGCGCAACCGGCAGCTGGCGGTTCTGGTAATACTGGTCGCCCGAAACGATCATTCCTTTAAGCGCCAATATTCAATGGATCATTTACTCCAATGGCGCAGATTATTTGGTGAAAGTATTGCTGAACGAAAAGGAAACTTCATTACCCATTTTAACAAAGCATTGGCCTTATTACAATTGGGAAGCAGTGAAGCAATATTACATGAAGAAATTAGAAAATATCGAATATCAAACCGCTGAATATCGAACGTCGAAGTAAAACTTCGGCGCTCATTCCAGCTTAAATACGGCGCTATATTTAAGACCAGACTTATGTTGCCACTTTACCGGCACCTGTACTGTTACCAGGTTACTGGCATATGTCCATTTTAATTTCTGTTCAGGCGCTGCCAGCAGTGTAACACGTTTTGGTTTTCCTGGTTTATTCACAGGTATTTGAATAACGGTAGGCAATTCAACAGTTTCCTTTTCGGAAAGCCAGCAAGCATAGATCTTATTGCCGTCCTTTGACTGCGTATAATACAAGTTGTTAGTAGAATAAGGAGCAACTGGCCGGGAGGCATATATACACTCACCGTTGATAGCCATCCAGGCGCCTATTTCTTGCAATCGTTGATACACCACCGGGTCCCAATCGCCATTTCCGTCGGGGCCAACATTCAACAACAAGTTACCGCCCCTTGAAACGATCTTTACCAGCAATTCCAATATATGATGAGCGCTTTTATACTGATCGTTCTTACTATAGCTCCATGAATTGCCCATGGTCATACAGGTTTCCCAGGGATATGTCAATGGCTTTTCTGGTACTTCCTGCTCAGGCGTGCTATAATTTTCATATTCGCCGGGTACGGTACGGTCTACCATTATTAATCCCGGCTGAAGTTTATTGGCCATAGTTGCAATACGTCGCATATTTATATCCATATTAAGCGGATCATTCTCTTTTTGCGAAGGACGCACCCAACCGCCATCGAGCCACAAGATATCTATCGGCCCATACCCTGTCATCAACTCTTCAATCTGGTTGTAGGTAAAGTCCTGAAATTTTTTCCAGCGATCGGGATATTTGATAGTGCTGTAATTAACATTATGATCTTTGGGTGGAAAATAGGGCCACCAGAAATTTTCGCTGTGCCAGTCGGGCTTTGAAAAGTAAGCGCCGGTCATAAAGCCTGCTGCGCGAAAAGCATCAAAGATCACTTTTGTTACATTACTATTGGGATTGTGGGAAAAGGGGGTTTGCGAACCGGTTATTTTATAATCGGTTTGTTTGGTATCAAACATACAAAACCCATCGTGGTGCTTAGTGGTAAAAACCACATATCGCATACCCGCTGCCTTGGCCGCCTTTACCCATTTCTCCGGATTGAATGCTACCGGGTTAAATGTTGTGGATAGATTTTCATACGCCTTTTTATATTCAAAATAATTATTAGCATAGGTGCCGGTGCGTGTTACCCAATCATCGGGGCAAATACTCCAGCTTTCCACTACCCCCCACTGACTGTAAGGGCCCCAATGCATAAACAGGCCAAATTTCTGATCCTGCCATTCAGCCAGTTTTTTAATCACCAGCGGATCTTTAGGCGGCACGTATTCGATTTGAGCATGCAATATGTTACAGGCTAAAAAAATAATTACAGTTAATAATTGCTTCATGATCTATGGTTGTAAAGTCAATTCAATAACCGGGATTTCGACATTCGGTTTTTGTGGCAATTTTATTTGAAGATCATTTGTATTATCACCAACCGGTTGATATTTTATTTCTGAGTTATCATGCAGGAACTGCGCATATTTTATCTTCCCTTTATACCCGGACAATGTAAGCGTGGACTGGTCATATTGCATCAGGTGCAGGTATATTTTTTTAGTAACCGGGTTGTAGGTCAGCAATGTATTCTCAGGCGCTTTATATTCAGCCGGCGCCTGCGTACAGCCATAAATGGCCTGCTGATTATATTTCATCCAAACCCCAATGCTATCCAGGGCGTGAACGGCGCGATAATCAAAATATCCCCTGGCAGTGGGCCCTACATTAAGGATCAGGTTACCACTTTTGCTTACGGCTGTGATCAACAGAGTAAGCAGCTCCCTGTTCGATTTCCAACTGTTCTCGTCCCGGAAATACCCCCACGATCCGGAGAAGGTCTGGCAGGTTTCAAACGGCATTCCGCCATATTCACTTTGCAATTCCGATGGTTTCACCTGTTCGGGGGTAGCAAAATCAGCGCCATCTGAATACTCATCGAGATCGAGCCGGTTATCAACAATAATACCGGGTTGCAGTTGCCGGATCATTTTCAACAACTCCACGGAACCCCAGTCGCTTTTTCCCTTACCATGCCCGTTTGAATTGGGATAGGAGAAATCCAGCCACAGGATATCTATCTTTCCATAATTGGTTAATAATTCCCTGACCTGGTTATGCAGGTAAGCTTTATATTTATTCCAGTCGCGGCCTTTATTTATTTTGGCGTAATCTGAATCAGCTTCGCTTTTTGGTTGTAACGGGTGAACGCCATCAACAGTAAAATCAGGATGATGCCAGTCGATAAGAGAATAATAAAATCCTACCCTTATCCCTTCAGCCCTGAACGCATCTACAAACTCTTTTACCAGGTCGCGGTTGGCTTTGGTTTTGGTAGATTTATAATCTGTAAATTTTGAATCGAACAAACAAAAGCCTTCATGATGCTTGGTGGTCAATACGGCATATTTCATTCCGGCTGCCTTTGCCTGTTTCGCCCACGTTTTGGGATCGAACATATCGGGATTGAATGTATCAAAGTAAGGCTGGTATTGTTCGTTACTCATCCGTTCCCAGCGTTTCACCCATTCATGCCGCGCGGCCTGAGAATACAATCCCCAGTGAATGAACATACCAAAGCGATCGTGCGTCCACCAGGCCATTCGCTTTTCTTTTTGTTCGTGCGTTTCATTCCCGATCTTCTTTTGGGCATGTGCTGTTTGTAATGGCAAAACTTTCCGTACTACTTTTTCCAGTGACGGATAAGGCTGAACCTCGCTTTTCACCTGCTCATTTTGGGTTACCCACTCCCGTTCCCAGGCAAAGAAATCAGGCGGAGTGACTGATTTACCTGCCAGGTTATTACGCAGGTAATCGAAATACAACTTCCACCGCTGCTGGTAAAACGTGGTCATCATTCCGCCCCATTCTTTATAAGCATATTCATGTAGATAATCCTCCTGCCGGTTGTTCTCGCCCCAATAGGTGATCAACATCATGGCATTGTGCAGGTTATTCTTTCTTTCTATAGGCGTATTGCCTGACCGCAAAGCCTGCTGCTGATAGCTGGTTAACCGGTAATACGAATGGCTATTAAGCAGTTCATTCGTGAGCGCATGCAGCGATAAAAATGCTTCGGCTGCCGCATTGAAGGCGACTGTGTTTTCTTCCTTATAGGCTGTTACCAGGCTGGCAAATACGGTATCGGCACGGTTTGATAATACCTGCCGTGTAAAATTGATGAGATCGATCTTATACGTTTCGCTGTTGCCAAATAAAGGTGCTGCTGCAGCAAACGCCTGTACCCCTTTTTCAAACAAGGCCGTATCATATCCTTTTTTCAGCTTACCCCAGCTGGAAACAGATTTTACCTGTAAAGCCGGCCGGGCACATAAAATATTCTCGGGGGGCCCTTCCTGGTACCCGGGATTGCTGTAAATGGTTTGCAGGAACAATGTCCAGGCGGTGGCAATTTGGTCATTAGCCTTTCCATACCGCGCTTTCACATAATCATTGATCCATTTACCAGTTTCAACCGGTTGGTTATGCCACCCCAGTTCCAGCACCAGGTCGTAGGATGCCGGGTTATTATTTATTCCTTCCGGCATAATACCCACGCCTTTCATGTATTCGCGAAACGGACCGGTAGCTGCCCGGTACACTTCACCGGCATATCTTTCCAGCTTGCCATTCAAGCCCGGCCGCTCTCCGAAATTGTTTACACAACACCATATAAAGGGCGTGCCTTCGTACCCATTTCTTGTTTCCCAGTTGTTGGTATTCTCGCCAAATAATTCCTGGATCAGCAAAGCAGACTTATCTGTTTCTGCCAGCAATTCTTTTTTCGGATTATCCTGCCATCCCTGCAATACCCAAATAGCGCCGGGAAAATATTGTTGCATAGCCTTTTGTATATTGGCGCCGGCTTTCCCCAGGTTTACCCCATTTGTTATACCACCTTCATGAAAGGGATCACCCGAAAAAAAGCGGATGTTCCTGCCATATAACTTTTTCGTTTCCTCGTAAAAAATACCGGCTACCCGGTCAAAAGCAGTATCGGTAGGGTCAAGTATAGCCGGACGAATAAATGCGCCCCAGTTGCCCTGTGTTATTACACGGGCTTTCGATTTGGTGTTGAAGTTATGCGGTACCATTCCATAAAAACCGGGCATCACCGGTTCAATGCCCAATGCCTGCATGCGGGCGATCATTTTTTGCACCAATATTTTGCGACTATCGATCTGGCTTTGCGGCATAGGCCCACCCCACCCTTCAATATTACCCATCAGCCACCAGGCATTGTATGCAGGCCCGGTAATAAAATCGCTGGTCTCTTTTTCGCTGAACCCGGTGCGTCGTAAAACATTTTGCCAAACGGCTTCTTCCCCATTAGCTACCAGCATCAGGTTTACTCCGTTCAATGCCATCCAATCCAATTCATGTTCCCAATCGCTCCAGCTGTAAAAGCTCATGGTATAATTATAGGTGCAATAATTCAATGCATAGCGGTATTGCGACGCAGCATCTATTGTTACCGCTTCTGTTACCACCGGTAATGACGATACAGGAGATAAATTATCGCCCATGTGCGACATGGAGCGATGACAATAATATTTCAGGTACCAGTTTAACCCAACGGCAGCGGCATTGGGGCCGGTTGCCGCGATCATTATTTTTCCGTTCTTCGTTTGTAATTGAAAGGCCTCCTTTTTATCACAGGCTTCCATTTTTTTAAACGCCAGGTTATTTACCAGCCAGGACACTCTTCGTTTTGCCAATTGCATTACACCGTCAAAGTCGCCAGCCCAGGCACAACAAGGCAGTAACAACAATAAAACGTATATACTTTTTCGCATCAACTAATAAGTTTTGATTTTTACTTTTTTAAATAAGGTTGAATGGCTACGGCAAGTTTATCGTACCCAACAGCATTCGGATGCAATCCATCCCCAAATAATGATTCCTCAATTTTATGTTGCCTGTTCAACAGGGCCAAACCGGGATTTACATACTGTACATGTAACCGGCGGGCCAATGCGGCTATGCGGATGTTAAGTATCACAATACGTTTTTCCATAGCTCTGCGTGGCAATATGCCCGATAATACAATGGCGGCTTTAGGTTGACGGACCTTTATTGCGGTAATCAACTGCCGCAATCCTTCAGCAATTTCCACGTCTGAATTAATGGTTAAATTATTCGTGCCTGCCATTACCCAGATCTGAGCCGCGTTAAACCCATCCAGCTCATCGTGATATACGCGCCACAATATATTTTCAATGCGGTCCCAGCCAAACGCACCATTTCTTACGCCTGCCGGTTCCAGGTATTTATTCCACGAACCAGCACCACGGGTTAAGGGTGCTGAAGGTTGTCCACCCCAGTAATGAATAATAGAATTGCCAAAGAAGATAATGCGGGGAGCATTGGTTTTATTTAAGACAATGATCTCGCTGTGCCTGGAGCGCCAGTTGTAATAGCCATCGCGGCTTTGCACAACCGGAATAGTAGTAGACAGCAGCCCGGCCGGTTCATTCAAAATATGGCGAATTATTTTTTCATAGGCCCGTGCATATTCCATCATACCCACATCATTTGGATGCACGCCATCTACCGTACTATATATTGATAAACCAATCTCTTTATTCGACAACAAATAAATACCCGAAATGCCGTCCCCCTTCATTTTATCAAAACTGCGACGCAGTACTACGCTTGCATTCTCATAATCATGTTGTGCTGCGGTATCAATTATACCTGTTTGGGCGCCAACACTGTGTTCAACCAGCAAAACCGGCACGGCTGGTCTTTTTTCTTTTAATGCTTTTACCGCTGCAATAATCCTGTTTTCCAGCTCCTGCGCTGAAATACCGCTAAAGGCAGTAAGGTTGGGAAGACAATCCAGTACATATAAGCGGGCATCAATTTCATTCATCAATGCAATAACCGGTTGCTCTAACCGGCCTGATCCTGAAAAGCCTAAATTGATTAGTGGCCGGTCTAATTGCTGTTGTAGTAAAGCCGTCCAGGCCATGCCTGGCCGCGATGCACAAGCCCCCTGTGCAATGGAAGTACCATATACCACAATTGGCTTTTCGGGTGACAGAGGCATAAAATTAAATGAATGGTTATTGGGCACACCAATTGAAAGCCAGCTCACGGTATTATATAATGGCAGGTACAACCTGTATTCATAATCCCGGCCCGGAAATTCGCTGCTCACCACCAGGTTGGAGAAACGATATTCAATGGTATCGCCAAACGAACGGCTTGATGGCGCCCACTTCCATTGTCCATTGGGATCAATAGCATATAAGTCAACGCCACTTACACCGGTTGCGGGCATATGCGTCATTTCCAGGGCGCCTTTTACAACATACCGGACTACCAGGTTGGCAGCATTTGTTTTGAACTTTATATATAACCCGGCACTGCTGTGTGAGAGATTCCACACATTTGGATTAAGCGTTTTTTCTGCCCGTATAGGAAAACGGTCGTACCGCGAGGCCACTTCCGCCGGCCAGGCTTGTCCTTCCACAACCGGGAAATTGCTGGCAGCCGGGTTTTGCCAGGTGTAGGGTTGCGCTATCTGAGCAAATGAAACCAGGCACCTGAAAAACAACACTGGAAAAATAATGTATAGTTTATAACACATTTAATTCATAACCTCCTCTTTTCGTATCTGTGCAAATACTGCTTTAAAGGTTTCTGCTGAAGGCAATTTTTTTCCATTACGGCCATAATAGGCGTCAATAAATTCTTTCGAATCTTCCCACATGGTAACAAATACGCCCTGCATTCTTTCGGCAAGGGTAACAGCCCAGGGTGCGCGGGTGCCATCTTTACGCGCCAAACGAACCTGCGCTAACTGCGCCAGCGCAACTTCGGAATTAGAACACGAACTGGGCAACACATTGAATCCTTTTATCGCAAAGTAGCCGGGTGTGGGCGGTGCACTTTCGTACTTCCAGTCGCAGATCATGATGTCAGTAGGTATCAGATCAATAGCGCGGAAAGTAGCGTTCATACTAGCCTGCCAGCCCAGGAGGTTGGTGGTTTTTCCATCAATCAACCGGTCGCTCCACATCCACATCTGGCATTTCTTTTCTTTTAAATGATCGTGCAGCTTTGTGGCATATTCTGCAAACAGGGCAGCTTTATCGCGACCGCCGCAACGCGGACATTTTT
The Niastella koreensis GR20-10 genome window above contains:
- a CDS encoding SGNH/GDSL hydrolase family protein translates to MLFFRCLVSFAQIAQPYTWQNPAASNFPVVEGQAWPAEVASRYDRFPIRAEKTLNPNVWNLSHSSAGLYIKFKTNAANLVVRYVVKGALEMTHMPATGVSGVDLYAIDPNGQWKWAPSSRSFGDTIEYRFSNLVVSSEFPGRDYEYRLYLPLYNTVSWLSIGVPNNHSFNFMPLSPEKPIVVYGTSIAQGACASRPGMAWTALLQQQLDRPLINLGFSGSGRLEQPVIALMNEIDARLYVLDCLPNLTAFSGISAQELENRIIAAVKALKEKRPAVPVLLVEHSVGAQTGIIDTAAQHDYENASVVLRRSFDKMKGDGISGIYLLSNKEIGLSIYSTVDGVHPNDVGMMEYARAYEKIIRHILNEPAGLLSTTIPVVQSRDGYYNWRSRHSEIIVLNKTNAPRIIFFGNSIIHYWGGQPSAPLTRGAGSWNKYLEPAGVRNGAFGWDRIENILWRVYHDELDGFNAAQIWVMAGTNNLTINSDVEIAEGLRQLITAIKVRQPKAAIVLSGILPRRAMEKRIVILNIRIAALARRLHVQYVNPGLALLNRQHKIEESLFGDGLHPNAVGYDKLAVAIQPYLKK
- a CDS encoding alpha-N-acetylglucosaminidase TIM-barrel domain-containing protein encodes the protein MRKSIYVLLLLLPCCAWAGDFDGVMQLAKRRVSWLVNNLAFKKMEACDKKEAFQLQTKNGKIMIAATGPNAAAVGLNWYLKYYCHRSMSHMGDNLSPVSSLPVVTEAVTIDAASQYRYALNYCTYNYTMSFYSWSDWEHELDWMALNGVNLMLVANGEEAVWQNVLRRTGFSEKETSDFITGPAYNAWWLMGNIEGWGGPMPQSQIDSRKILVQKMIARMQALGIEPVMPGFYGMVPHNFNTKSKARVITQGNWGAFIRPAILDPTDTAFDRVAGIFYEETKKLYGRNIRFFSGDPFHEGGITNGVNLGKAGANIQKAMQQYFPGAIWVLQGWQDNPKKELLAETDKSALLIQELFGENTNNWETRNGYEGTPFIWCCVNNFGERPGLNGKLERYAGEVYRAATGPFREYMKGVGIMPEGINNNPASYDLVLELGWHNQPVETGKWINDYVKARYGKANDQIATAWTLFLQTIYSNPGYQEGPPENILCARPALQVKSVSSWGKLKKGYDTALFEKGVQAFAAAAPLFGNSETYKIDLINFTRQVLSNRADTVFASLVTAYKEENTVAFNAAAEAFLSLHALTNELLNSHSYYRLTSYQQQALRSGNTPIERKNNLHNAMMLITYWGENNRQEDYLHEYAYKEWGGMMTTFYQQRWKLYFDYLRNNLAGKSVTPPDFFAWEREWVTQNEQVKSEVQPYPSLEKVVRKVLPLQTAHAQKKIGNETHEQKEKRMAWWTHDRFGMFIHWGLYSQAARHEWVKRWERMSNEQYQPYFDTFNPDMFDPKTWAKQAKAAGMKYAVLTTKHHEGFCLFDSKFTDYKSTKTKANRDLVKEFVDAFRAEGIRVGFYYSLIDWHHPDFTVDGVHPLQPKSEADSDYAKINKGRDWNKYKAYLHNQVRELLTNYGKIDILWLDFSYPNSNGHGKGKSDWGSVELLKMIRQLQPGIIVDNRLDLDEYSDGADFATPEQVKPSELQSEYGGMPFETCQTFSGSWGYFRDENSWKSNRELLTLLITAVSKSGNLILNVGPTARGYFDYRAVHALDSIGVWMKYNQQAIYGCTQAPAEYKAPENTLLTYNPVTKKIYLHLMQYDQSTLTLSGYKGKIKYAQFLHDNSEIKYQPVGDNTNDLQIKLPQKPNVEIPVIELTLQP
- a CDS encoding alpha-L-fucosidase, which encodes MKQLLTVIIFLACNILHAQIEYVPPKDPLVIKKLAEWQDQKFGLFMHWGPYSQWGVVESWSICPDDWVTRTGTYANNYFEYKKAYENLSTTFNPVAFNPEKWVKAAKAAGMRYVVFTTKHHDGFCMFDTKQTDYKITGSQTPFSHNPNSNVTKVIFDAFRAAGFMTGAYFSKPDWHSENFWWPYFPPKDHNVNYSTIKYPDRWKKFQDFTYNQIEELMTGYGPIDILWLDGGWVRPSQKENDPLNMDINMRRIATMANKLQPGLIMVDRTVPGEYENYSTPEQEVPEKPLTYPWETCMTMGNSWSYSKNDQYKSAHHILELLVKIVSRGGNLLLNVGPDGNGDWDPVVYQRLQEIGAWMAINGECIYASRPVAPYSTNNLYYTQSKDGNKIYACWLSEKETVELPTVIQIPVNKPGKPKRVTLLAAPEQKLKWTYASNLVTVQVPVKWQHKSGLKYSAVFKLE